The Verrucomicrobium spinosum DSM 4136 = JCM 18804 DNA segment GACGGCAAGCCCAAGGTATTCGAGGTGCAGAAGAAATCCGACCACTATCTCCTGGTGGACGCCAAGCCAGAGAATGGCGCCCAGGCCGAGGCGGCCTTTGCCGTGATGAAGCGCGGTGATTCACACGCCCGCAAGCCCATCTTCTATGCCCGCTGGCATCAGGCCAAGGCGGGCGCCGCCACCCCGGCGCTGACCTTTGATATCGTCCCCACCGCCACTGCCGGTGAGGTGCAAGTGTTCTTCCGCGGCCAGCCCGTGTCTTAGGCCAAGGTCAACGTAGTGCCCCCCGGCGGCGTGGAGTCAGAACTCACTGCTGACAAAGAAGGCAAACTCAAGATCGATGCCTCGAAGCCCGGAAACTACCTCCTCTACTGCAAACACCAGCGCGAAGAAACCAAAGGATACTCCGGTGGCGCTGCCTATGATGCGGTCAGCCACAACGCCTCCCTTCTGTTGAAGGTTGCCAAGTAATCCTTTATCTTTCAACCCACGGTCATCCCACCCGGGGCCCTGGCATGATTTGCCCGGCGGCCCCGCTTCATTTACCCCCATCGCCATGCGCCTGCTCCCCACTCTCGTCTCGGGCCTCGCTTTCTCTCTTCTGACCGCCCTCACCACCTGGGCTGCTGAATCTGACTGGCCGCAGTTCCATGGCCCGAGTCACAACAACACCTCTCCCGAGACAGGATGGAACAAAGACTGGCCGGTCGATGGACCACCGACCCTATGGAAGCTGAACGTCGGCCGTGGTCTGGCCTCGTTTGCCGTGGTGGGTAACCGCGCCTACACCGCCGGCAACGACGGTGCCGATACGGACACCATCTGGTGCCTGGATCTGGAGACGGGCAAGGAGATCTGGAAGCACCAGTACCCGTGCAAAACCGCAGCGCACCTCATGCCCATCGTGCCCTTCGGTCCCGCCGCCACCCCCACCGTGGTGGGCGGATTGGTTTACACCCTGAGCCGCGAGGGGGATGCCTTGTGCCTCAATGCCGGGACTGGACAGGTGGTATGGCAGAAAAATCTGCTCCAGGATTTCGGCGGAAAACGTCCCGTCTATGGCTATGCCAACAGCGTGCTCGTGACCTGCGGGCATGCATTCTACGATGCTGGTGGAGACACCGGGTCAACCGTCTGTCTCAATGCGAAGACAGGTGAGCCGCTCTGGATGGTGGGCAAGGGAGAAGCTGGCTACTCCATGCCCGTCTTCACCAAGCTGGGTGGTCAGGACGTCATGCTTCTCTACAAGGGAGAAGCTCTCGTGGTCCTGGAGCCTGTCACTGGGAAAGAACTGGCCCGCCACGCCACGACCACTCGCGATTTCAGCAACTGCGCCACTCCCTTCGTGGAGGGCAGCACTATCTTCGTCTCCCACACTGGGGCCGAGGGCAGCACCGGTCTCGACTTTAAGAACAACACGCTCACGCCCACCTGGAATGAGCGCGACCTCGGCCTTCTATTCAATTCCGGGGTTCCCTGGCAGAAGCACCTCATCGTATTCAACGACCAGAAGCGCGGCGTCAAAGATCTCCGCTGCGTGAGCATGGCCACGGGCAAGCCCAAGTGGATCTGCGACGAGATCGACAAAGGCACGGCCATCTTGAGTGATGAGCACCTCATCATTCTGACCAACGCTGGCGAACTCGTGCTGGCCAAACTCCTTCCCGACAAGCTGGATGTCGTGCAACGCGCTCAAGTGCTGCCAGGGAAAGGCTACGTCCTGCCCGTGCTCAGTCACGGGCGTCTGTTGTGCAAGAACAATGCGGGAGATGTGGTCTGCCTGGATGTGAAGCCCGGCCAGCCATAGCAGTGCGACGACCTCATCATCCCATCAGAATACCTGAGGCACCAGATGGGTTTGAACGATTCCTCCAACCATCCTTCCCACCGCTTGGGAGTTTGCCCCTGACAAACAGGTCGCCATTTTCTCATGCGGCACCTGTGCCACTGGCTCCTCCAAGCTGGAAACCGCCCTACAATGGTAAGTCAATACCCTATCTAAAAACAAGGATTTCAAGCCATTTCCAGCTCGGGGTAGAGACATATAAAGTGTAGCGCTGTTTCCTACAGGCCCGCCCGCCCCCTCACTGCGGTCATGCCTTTTGCCAGTCTCTCACCGCCTCTGGTTTGTGCTTAAGCTCCCTGCTCTCAATCACACCCCATCCCAACGTCCAACGGCATCCTCATGGCCTCAGCAACGGCTTGTTTGCGGGAGTGTATTTGCCAGCCTGTCCCGGCTTCTTTTACTCGTGGTTCTGGTTTGCATGGGGAACGCGTATCCCCTCTCCTTTGGCCAGTCTCTGTTTTGGGACGCGAACACCTCGGCAGACGCCGCCCAGGACGGCGGAGGCACATGGAATGCCGGCACCGGGGTCAACTGGCTGCCCACCGCCACCAGCCCCAGCAGCGACAATCAAGCGTGGCCCACGGACCCTGCGGGGAGCGCTACCATCGCGAACTTTGGCACGGGCGGAGCCCTGAGCAGCGACTCTCGCACCATTGCCGTGGATGGCACGGTTACCGCCGCAGGCTTGCACTTCGGGGCGGTTCAACTGTCCGCCTCGACCGACTACGCATACCAGTTCACCGGCGGCACCATCCAGATCGCCAGTGGTGGATTCATTGAGATCGGTCAGGGAGCCACCAAAATCGCCACGAACTACCGCATTGATATCAACTCGGCTCTTGCCGGGAACGACATCACCATCCGCAAGACCACAGGCTCCTCGGACCTGGGGCTCATCCAATTGCGCGCTGCAAACACCTGGACCGGCACGCTCTCTCTCGAAGGGTCTTTGTTTGTGGATATTCAGAATCTGGCGAGCCTCTCCACCCTTTCCGCGATCAACGTTGGCCCCTCGTCCACGCTGGTCATCAACTTCGCCAGCGCCTCTCCCCTGAATGTCCCCCTCATTCTTACGGGGATTGGCAGCAGTTCCCGGGGTGCGGTTCGGGTGGATCAGTCCCGCACGATCAGCGGGCCCATCACCCTGGCCGGCAATGCCGGAATATCCGCAGCGTCCGCCGGCGTGGTGGCCACCCTCTCAGGCAATATTGGTGAAGCGGGAGGGAGCCGAGTGTTGCAGATCAACACCAACAACGCCACCGGCACCGTGGTGTTATCAGGAAACAACACCTTCACAGGCGGCGTGGAAATTGTGGCAGGCACGCTCCGCATGGGCAGCACCGGAGCTCTCAATGCCAGCACCCCCAACATCGTCACTTTCACAAACAATATCAACGTGAAGACCCTGGCCCTGAACGGGATCAATACCACTGCGGGAGGGCTGTCCTCTCCTGGAGATGGCGGGACCAGCACCGTGCACAACAACCACGCCACTGCCGCCCAGCTCATCCTCAATGTCGCCGAATCCGCCAACTATCCCACCTATGGCGGGATGATTGCGGACGGCGGCACGGGTGGAGCGCTCACGCTGGTCAAGGATGGCCTGGGCACTCAGGTTCTCACTGGCACTGCCAGCACCTACACCGGAGGAACGGTGCTGAATGCAGGCGTGCTTCGCATCTCCGGGGACAGATCTCTGGGGAACGTTCCAGCCACTTTTTCCGCCACCAATCTCACCTTCAACGGCGGCACCCTGCAACTGGCGGCTTCTTTCAATCTCGATGCCAATCGTGGCATCACCCTGCTGGCGGGTGGCGGCACCCTGGACACTGCCGGGAGCGACAGCACCTACAGCGGCACGATCACCGGAGCAGGGATCTTCATCAAGGCCGGCACCGGCAACCTGACGCTCGACACCGCCAACACACACACCGGCGAGACCCGCGTCACCGCAGGGACCCTGGTCGTCCGGCACAACCAGGCTCTCGGCTTCCCCTCAGGAGAAACCAATGTACTCGTCGGTTCCCGTATCGAGCTCAAGGCCGGCGTCACCATCACCGGTGAACTGCTCTACACGCCCCACCTCATCAGTTCCGAGGGAAACAACACCTGGGCAGGAAACCTCCGCGGTGCAGTGGGATCCACGGTCACACTCGACACCGTTTCTGGACACCTGCTCATCACGGGCAGCGTCAACGCCTCGTCGGTGGACGGCGTAAATCACACGCTCGTCCTCGACGGTGCGGGCTCAGGAGAGATCACTGGAGTCATCTCCAACACCGTGGTGGTGACCAAGAACGGCACAAGCACGTGGAAGCTCAGCGGAAACAACTTGCTCACCGGTGGCTTGAACTTCGCGAATGGCAAGGTCATTCTGGCCCACCTGGGAGCCCTGAATGCCGCAGCCCCCAATGCGGTCAACTTCAGCAACAACAGCTTCGACAAGACGCTCGCCGTTCAGAGCCCTCTTGTCTATGCAGCAGGCCTCTCCAGCAGC contains these protein-coding regions:
- a CDS encoding PQQ-binding-like beta-propeller repeat protein codes for the protein MRLLPTLVSGLAFSLLTALTTWAAESDWPQFHGPSHNNTSPETGWNKDWPVDGPPTLWKLNVGRGLASFAVVGNRAYTAGNDGADTDTIWCLDLETGKEIWKHQYPCKTAAHLMPIVPFGPAATPTVVGGLVYTLSREGDALCLNAGTGQVVWQKNLLQDFGGKRPVYGYANSVLVTCGHAFYDAGGDTGSTVCLNAKTGEPLWMVGKGEAGYSMPVFTKLGGQDVMLLYKGEALVVLEPVTGKELARHATTTRDFSNCATPFVEGSTIFVSHTGAEGSTGLDFKNNTLTPTWNERDLGLLFNSGVPWQKHLIVFNDQKRGVKDLRCVSMATGKPKWICDEIDKGTAILSDEHLIILTNAGELVLAKLLPDKLDVVQRAQVLPGKGYVLPVLSHGRLLCKNNAGDVVCLDVKPGQP